Sequence from the Methanobacteriaceae archaeon genome:
ATTTGAATTTAATCGTGAATTTGAAAGTGAATTTGAAAATTTTAAAGCCATAATTTTACTCTCCTGCCTTTCATTCAATCTTTCAATACCTTTGAGGCACTAAGGGTGCCGTGTTTTTTATAAAGAATTATGATAATACCTAACATAACCGCTAGGGTACTGGCCCCAATAACAATACTAGTAAGTACCAGGGCAAAAGGTAGTGGATAAGCTGCATTCTGGGCAAACCAATCTCTAGCCATTCCAGGTAAGAAAATATAAACTATGCCGCCCGGTTTATAACCCATAGTAATTAAGAACAGGTTTGCTCCTTCACCAATGAAAGATAATCCAATTATTTTTTTGATCAAATTATCCAGAAACAGAGCAGCATATAATCCAATAATTATAAGCGTCCCTGCAGTTAAAAACGATGCAAGTTGAACATCAATGATCATTTTATTCCTCCATTCTCCTGGTTTTGTAAGCTGCTAAAGCAAAAAATACGGGAATTATTGCAGAACCGACAATAGCTTGGGTAAGAGCCACATCAGGTGCAAGTAAATACTGGTAAAGGAAAGCTATGGCAGCACC
This genomic interval carries:
- a CDS encoding DUF4040 domain-containing protein — translated: MIEYILMIVAILGSLLALIQRDLLKAAILTGIPGAAIAFLYQYLLAPDVALTQAIVGSAIIPVFFALAAYKTRRMEE
- a CDS encoding cation:proton antiporter subunit C, producing the protein MIIDVQLASFLTAGTLIIIGLYAALFLDNLIKKIIGLSFIGEGANLFLITMGYKPGGIVYIFLPGMARDWFAQNAAYPLPFALVLTSIVIGASTLAVMLGIIIILYKKHGTLSASKVLKD